A window from Drosophila nasuta strain 15112-1781.00 chromosome 3, ASM2355853v1, whole genome shotgun sequence encodes these proteins:
- the LOC132788504 gene encoding protein I'm not dead yet isoform X2 codes for MEVEVADPVEPEVKCSSFFANHWKGLVVFLMPIICLPVMLNNEGLAYRCMYVLLIMAVFWVTEALPLYVTSMIPIIAFPTLGIMDSEATCMTYFKDTLVMFMGGIMVALAVEYSGLHKRLALRVIQMVGCSPRRLHFGLIMVTMFISMWISNAACTAMMCPIIQAVLEELQAQGVCKIYHEPEYQMVGGTNKKKNEDELPYPTKVTQCYYLGIAYASSLGGCGTIIGTATNLTFKGLYDVAFTNATEKLDFPTFMFYSVPSMLVYTLLTYVFLQWHFMGLWRPKSKEAQEVQVGNDNAHVAKKVIDQRYQELGPISMHEIQVMILFIIMVIMYFTRQPGIFKGWADYFNAKVIKNSMPTIFVVIMCFVLPANYAFVRYCLANGTPPKGPTPSLITWKFIQTRVPWGLIFLLGGGFALAAGSKASGMASLIGQSMSGLKVLPHSLLLLVVILVAVFMTAFSSNVAVANILIPVLNEMSLALKIHPLYLVFPAGLACSMAFHLPVSTPPNALVAGYAHIRSKDMAIAGIGPTIITIIVLFVFCQTWAFVVYPNLDTFPEWAQEAAAAAANLTAQLKANAANNTQIAANITQVAANVAQPFINSTVQTLANLAANATTI; via the exons ATGGAAGT tgAAGTGGCCGATCCCGTGGAGCCAGAGGTCAAATGCAGCTCGTTCTTTGCCAATCACTGGAAGGGCTTGGTTGTCTTCCTCATGCCCATCATCTGCCTTCCTGTGATGCTAAACAACGAAGGATTG GCATATCGCTGCATGTACGTTCTGCTGATTATGGCCGTCTTTTGGGTCACCGAAGCGTTGCCGCTTTATGTCACCTCCATGATACCTATAATAGCATTTCCTACGTTGGGTATAATG GACTCTGAAGCGACTTGCATGACTTATTTCAAAGATACGCTGGTGATGTTTATGGGCGGCATTATGGTTGCACTCGCTGTGGAATACAGCGGTCTCCATAAGCGTCTGGCCCTCAGAGTCATCCAAATGGTGGGCTGCAGTCCCAGAAG ATTACATTTTGGCTTGATTATGGTGACCATGTTCATCTCTATGTGGATCTCTAATGCTGCCTGCACAGCCATGATGTGTCCTATTATTCAAGCTGTGCTCGAGGAACTGCAAGCG CAAGGCGTCTGCAAAATTTACCATGAGCCTGAGTATCAAATGGTTGGCGGCACGAACAAAAAGAAGAATGAAGATGA ATTGCCTTACCCAACCAAGGTCACACAGTGCTACTATCTGGGCATTGCTTATGCCTCGTCTTTGGGCGGCTGCGGCACCATCATTGGCACAGCGACAAACCTTACCTTCAAGGGCCTCTACGATGTCGCATTCACAAATGCCACTGAGAAGTTGGATTTCCCCACCTTTATGTTCTATTCGGTGCCCTCGATGTTGGTCTATACTCTGTTGACATATGTGTTCCTGCAATGGCATTTCATGGGTCTGTGGCGCCCGAAAAGTAAGGAAGCCCAAGAGGTTCAAGTGGGCAATGACAATGCGCATGTGGCCAAGAAGGTTATCGATCAGCGTTACCAGGAGCTGGGACCCATAAGCATGCATGAGATTCAAGTGATGATCCTATTTATCATCATGGTGATCATGTACTTTACACGCCAGCCGGGTATTTTCAAAGGTTGGGCTGATTATTTCAATGCCAA GGTCATTAAGAATTCGATGCCAACAATCTTTGTGGTCATTATGTGCTTCGTATTGCCCGCTAATTATGCATTCGTGCGATACTGTTTAGCCAATGGAACTCCACCCAAGGGACCAACTCCTTCGCTCATCACCTGGAAGTTCATACAGACGCGTGTGCCATGGGGTCTGATCTTTTTGCTTGGCGGTGGCTTTGCTCTAGCTGCAGGCAGCAAGGCAAGTGGCATGGCCTCCTTGATTGGTCAATCGATGAGCGGACTGAAGGTGTTGCCCCactcgttgctgctgcttgtggtTATTCTAGTTGCCGTATTCATGACTGCCTTCAGCTCCAATGTGGCTGTGGCCAATATTCTGATACCTGTGCTCAACGAAATG TCATTGGCGTTGAAAATACATCCGCTGTACTTGGTATTCCCAGCTGGCTTGGCCTGCAGCATGGCATTCCATTTGCCGGTGAGCACACCGCCAAATGCTCTCGTTGCTGGCTATGCGCATATACGAAGCAAGGATATGGCTATTGCCGGCATTGGACCGACAATTATTACCATCATTGTGCTCTTCGTTTTCTGTCAAACCTGGGCCTTCGTCGTCTATCCCAATCTGGACACGTTCCCTGAATGGGCGCAAGAAGCcgccgcagctgcagcaaatCTCACGGCTCAGTTGAAGGCCAATGCCGCCAATAACACACAGATTGCCGCCAATATTACACAGGTTGCCGCCAATGTCGCACAGCCTTTTATCAACAGCACCGTGCAAACGTTGGCCAATTTGGCTGCTAATGCAACAACAATCtaa
- the LOC132788506 gene encoding catalase — translation MAERDAASNQLHDYKNNLKESPGVISTGAGAPIGIKDATQSVGPRGPLLLQDVNFLDEMAHFDRERIPERVVHAKGAGAFGYFEVTHDITQYCAAKVFEKVKKRTPLAVRFSTVGGESGSADTARDPRGFAVKFYTDDGVWDLVGNNTPIFFIRDPILFPSFIHTQKRNPTTHLKDADMFWDFLTLRPESTHQVSFLFGDRGTPDGYCHMNGYGSHTFKLVNAKGEPIYAKFHFKTDQGIKNLDVKTAADLASSDPDYSIRDLYNRIKNCKFPSWTLKIQVMTFEQAKKFKYNPFDVTKVWSHKEFPLIPVGKMVLDRNPTNYFAEVEQIAFSPAHMVPGIEPSPDKMLQGRLFSYSDTHRHRLGPNYLQIPVNCPYRVKVTNFQRDGFMNVTDNQGGAPNYFPNSFNGPQECPRARALSTCCPVTGDVYRYSSGDTEDNYGQVTDFWVHVLDNCAKKRLVQNIADNLSNASQFLQERAVKNFTLVHADFGRMLTEALNLIKSSKF, via the exons ATGGCTGAACGCGATGCCGCATCGAACCAACTCCACGACTATAAGAACAATCTGAAG GAATCTCCAGGTGTGATTTCGACTGGCGCCGGTGCTCCGATTGGCATTAAGGATGCCACGCAATCGGTGGGTCCTCGCGGCCCTCTACTGCTGCAGGATGTGAACTTCCTGGACGAGATGGCGCACTTCGATCGCGAACGCATTCCCGAGCGTGTCGTGCACGCCAAGGGCGCTGGTGCTTTCGGTTACTTCGAGGTGACCCACGACATCACCCAATACTGTGCCGCCAAGGTGTTCGAGAAGGTGAAGAAGCGCACTCCACTCGCTGTGCGTTTCTCCACGGTGGGTGGCGAAAGTGGTTCGGCTGATACGGCACGTGATCCTCGTGGATTTGCTGTCAAGTTCTATACCGATGATGGTGTTTGGGATTTGGTGGGCAACAACACTCCCATTTTCTTCATTCGTGATCCCATTCTGTTCCCCAGCTTCATTCACACCCAGAAGCGTAATCCGACAACGCATTTGAAGGATGCCGATATGTTCTGGGACTTTTTGACGCTGCGTCCCGAGTCGACGCATCAGGTGTCGTTCCTGTTCGGTGATCGTGGCACTCCCGATGGTTATTGCCACATGAATGGTTACGGTTCGCACACCTTTAAGTTGGTGAATGCTAAGGGCGAGCCCATCTATGCCAAGTTCCACTTCAAGACGGATCAGGGCATTAAGAACTTGGATGTGAAGACCGCTGCGGATTTGGCTTCATCGGATCCCGATTATAGCATTCGTGATCTGTACAATCGCATCAAGAACTGCAAATTCCCCAGCTGGACACTGAAGATTCAGGTGATGACCTTTGAGCAGGCCAAGAAGTTCAAGTACAATCCATTCGATGTGACCAAGGTGTGGTCCCACAAGGAATTCCCCTTGATTCCCGTGGGCAAAATGGTGCTCGATCGCAATCCCACGAATTACTTTGCCGAGGTCGAACAGATTGCGTTCAGTCCGGCTCACATGGTGCCTGGCATTGAGCCATCGCCCGATAAGATGTTGCAGGGTCGCCTGTTCTCCTACTCGGACACGCATCGTCATCGTCTGGGACCCAATTATCTGCAGATCCCCGTCAATTGCCCATACCGCGTGAAGGTCACAAACTTCCAACGCGATGGCTTCATGAATGTCACCGACAATCAAGGCGGTGCTCCCAACTATTTCCCCAACTCCTTCAATGGACCCCAGGAGTGCCCACGTGCTCGTGCCTTGTCCACCTGTTGCCCGGTGACCGGCGATGTCTATCGCTATAGCAGCGGCGATACCGAGGATAACTATGGCCAGGTCACCGATTTCTGGGTGCATGTGCTTGACAATTGCGCTAAGAAGCGACTCGTTCAGAATATTGCCGACAATCTGAGCAATGCCAGCCAGTTCTTGCAGGAGCGTGCCGTCAAGAACTTTACATTGGTTCATGCCGATTTCGGGCGCATGCTTACCGAGGCCCTCAATCTGATTAAATCGtccaaattttaa
- the LOC132788504 gene encoding protein I'm not dead yet isoform X1, whose protein sequence is MATETSKMIYPDIKMEVEVADPVEPEVKCSSFFANHWKGLVVFLMPIICLPVMLNNEGLAYRCMYVLLIMAVFWVTEALPLYVTSMIPIIAFPTLGIMDSEATCMTYFKDTLVMFMGGIMVALAVEYSGLHKRLALRVIQMVGCSPRRLHFGLIMVTMFISMWISNAACTAMMCPIIQAVLEELQAQGVCKIYHEPEYQMVGGTNKKKNEDELPYPTKVTQCYYLGIAYASSLGGCGTIIGTATNLTFKGLYDVAFTNATEKLDFPTFMFYSVPSMLVYTLLTYVFLQWHFMGLWRPKSKEAQEVQVGNDNAHVAKKVIDQRYQELGPISMHEIQVMILFIIMVIMYFTRQPGIFKGWADYFNAKVIKNSMPTIFVVIMCFVLPANYAFVRYCLANGTPPKGPTPSLITWKFIQTRVPWGLIFLLGGGFALAAGSKASGMASLIGQSMSGLKVLPHSLLLLVVILVAVFMTAFSSNVAVANILIPVLNEMSLALKIHPLYLVFPAGLACSMAFHLPVSTPPNALVAGYAHIRSKDMAIAGIGPTIITIIVLFVFCQTWAFVVYPNLDTFPEWAQEAAAAAANLTAQLKANAANNTQIAANITQVAANVAQPFINSTVQTLANLAANATTI, encoded by the exons ATTTACCCCGATATCAAAATGGAAGT tgAAGTGGCCGATCCCGTGGAGCCAGAGGTCAAATGCAGCTCGTTCTTTGCCAATCACTGGAAGGGCTTGGTTGTCTTCCTCATGCCCATCATCTGCCTTCCTGTGATGCTAAACAACGAAGGATTG GCATATCGCTGCATGTACGTTCTGCTGATTATGGCCGTCTTTTGGGTCACCGAAGCGTTGCCGCTTTATGTCACCTCCATGATACCTATAATAGCATTTCCTACGTTGGGTATAATG GACTCTGAAGCGACTTGCATGACTTATTTCAAAGATACGCTGGTGATGTTTATGGGCGGCATTATGGTTGCACTCGCTGTGGAATACAGCGGTCTCCATAAGCGTCTGGCCCTCAGAGTCATCCAAATGGTGGGCTGCAGTCCCAGAAG ATTACATTTTGGCTTGATTATGGTGACCATGTTCATCTCTATGTGGATCTCTAATGCTGCCTGCACAGCCATGATGTGTCCTATTATTCAAGCTGTGCTCGAGGAACTGCAAGCG CAAGGCGTCTGCAAAATTTACCATGAGCCTGAGTATCAAATGGTTGGCGGCACGAACAAAAAGAAGAATGAAGATGA ATTGCCTTACCCAACCAAGGTCACACAGTGCTACTATCTGGGCATTGCTTATGCCTCGTCTTTGGGCGGCTGCGGCACCATCATTGGCACAGCGACAAACCTTACCTTCAAGGGCCTCTACGATGTCGCATTCACAAATGCCACTGAGAAGTTGGATTTCCCCACCTTTATGTTCTATTCGGTGCCCTCGATGTTGGTCTATACTCTGTTGACATATGTGTTCCTGCAATGGCATTTCATGGGTCTGTGGCGCCCGAAAAGTAAGGAAGCCCAAGAGGTTCAAGTGGGCAATGACAATGCGCATGTGGCCAAGAAGGTTATCGATCAGCGTTACCAGGAGCTGGGACCCATAAGCATGCATGAGATTCAAGTGATGATCCTATTTATCATCATGGTGATCATGTACTTTACACGCCAGCCGGGTATTTTCAAAGGTTGGGCTGATTATTTCAATGCCAA GGTCATTAAGAATTCGATGCCAACAATCTTTGTGGTCATTATGTGCTTCGTATTGCCCGCTAATTATGCATTCGTGCGATACTGTTTAGCCAATGGAACTCCACCCAAGGGACCAACTCCTTCGCTCATCACCTGGAAGTTCATACAGACGCGTGTGCCATGGGGTCTGATCTTTTTGCTTGGCGGTGGCTTTGCTCTAGCTGCAGGCAGCAAGGCAAGTGGCATGGCCTCCTTGATTGGTCAATCGATGAGCGGACTGAAGGTGTTGCCCCactcgttgctgctgcttgtggtTATTCTAGTTGCCGTATTCATGACTGCCTTCAGCTCCAATGTGGCTGTGGCCAATATTCTGATACCTGTGCTCAACGAAATG TCATTGGCGTTGAAAATACATCCGCTGTACTTGGTATTCCCAGCTGGCTTGGCCTGCAGCATGGCATTCCATTTGCCGGTGAGCACACCGCCAAATGCTCTCGTTGCTGGCTATGCGCATATACGAAGCAAGGATATGGCTATTGCCGGCATTGGACCGACAATTATTACCATCATTGTGCTCTTCGTTTTCTGTCAAACCTGGGCCTTCGTCGTCTATCCCAATCTGGACACGTTCCCTGAATGGGCGCAAGAAGCcgccgcagctgcagcaaatCTCACGGCTCAGTTGAAGGCCAATGCCGCCAATAACACACAGATTGCCGCCAATATTACACAGGTTGCCGCCAATGTCGCACAGCCTTTTATCAACAGCACCGTGCAAACGTTGGCCAATTTGGCTGCTAATGCAACAACAATCtaa